A DNA window from Helianthus annuus cultivar XRQ/B chromosome 15, HanXRQr2.0-SUNRISE, whole genome shotgun sequence contains the following coding sequences:
- the LOC110911140 gene encoding protein IQ-DOMAIN 31, with translation MGKSPGKWIKTVLFGKKSSKSNLSKGATLDKKASINRKTQSKDSDADSMVISSPVPHVMHASGEHTELEKATSTNLTSDTVEVVRSNLALNTANEDEFIRLEQAATMAQAACRGYLARRAIWAIKGITRLQAHIRGHLVRRQAVATLSCMRSIVEFQALTRGIIVRLSVDNRHVLQKFTAGELLDKKNTGLLKKSLRSEKLSINAFGTKLVASSHSTMPLSIQYDPTEPNSARNWLDRWSTSYFWEPLPKPKRVPDTKPKRKQMKSQHEETEPARPKRGARRVSAPNLEGRLVNSSENEKSKPTLRKVSSQQKDSVQEQSHIELEKVKQSLRKISVSVSSVGPSEKPEIITENSETSLGTDQSFEKVNDLNDEMTILPLPEPLPVPPLEEDKAKPPHNVLQDNNHTVEIDPPEINGKESQKARRRKSFPVKEEHHPESVLQNTPTLPSYMAATESAKAKLRALALEDGAESGFVRRHSLPSSTGKLSLQSPRVQKALQANVKGWSRSNKSQISARDDKMLQTGWKR, from the exons ATGGGGAAATCTCCTGGAAAGTGGATCAAGACTGTGCTTTTTGGGAAAAAGTCATCAAAATCTAATCTCTCTAAG GGTGCTACTTTAGACAAAAAGGCATCCATCAACCGTAAGACACAATCAAAGGATTCTGATGCTGATTCTATGGTGATCTCAAGCCCAGTGCCTCATGTTATGCATGCTAGTGGAGAACATACAGAGTTAGAGAAGGCAACCAGCACCAACCTAACAAGTGATACAGTTGAAGTTGTAAGAAGTAACTTGGCGTTGAATACTGCAAATGAAGATGAGTTTATCAGGCTAGAGCAAGCTGCCACAATGGCACAGGCAGCTTGCAGGGGCTACTTG GCTCGTAGGGCAATTTGGGCCATCAAGGGCATTACAAGGCTTCAAGCACACATTCGTGGCCATTTGGTTAGGAGACAAGCTGTTGCTACTTTGAGTTGCATGCGTTCAATTGTCGAATTTCAGGCACTAACTCGTGGCATAATTGTCAGACTTTCTGTTGATAATCGTCACGTGCTCCAAAAATTCACAGCAGGAGAACTTTTG GATAAGAAAAATACGGGTTTACTTAAAAAATCTCTCCGATCAGAGAAGCTATCAATAAATGCATTTGGCACTAAG CTTGTTGCTTCATCACACTCTACCATGCCCTTAAGCATCCAGTATGATCCCACTGAACCGAATTCAGCGAGAAACTGGCTTGACCGTTGGTCAACTTCCTACTTTTGGGAACCGCTCCCCAAACCGAAAAGAGTTCCCGATACAAAGCCTAAAAGAAAGCAGATGAAATCGCAGCATGAAGAAACAGAACCCGCGAGGCCAAAGAGAGGTGCTCGTCGAGTTTCTGCACCGAATCTCGAGGGTAGATTGGTTAATTCATccgaaaatgaaaaatcaaagcCTACGTTAAGGAAGGTGTCTAGTCAGCAAAAGGACTCGGTGCAGGAGCAATCTCATATTGAACTCGAGAAGGTGAAACAAAGCCTACGAAAAATTTCTGTTTCCGTTTCATCTGTCGGGCCATCAGAAAAGCCTGAaatcataaccgaaaattcggAAACTAGTTTGGGCACAGATCAGTCTTTTGAAAAAGTAAATGATTTAAATGatgaaatgaccattttgcccctgccTGAACCACTTCCCGTTCCACCTCTAGAGGAGGATAAAGCTAAACCACCACACAATGTTTTGCAAGATAATAATCATACTGTTGAGATTGACCCTCCTGAGATAAATGGCAAAGAAAGTCAGAAAGCGAGAAGGAGAAAATCTTTTCCGGTGAAAGAAGAGCATCATCCCGAGAGTGTGTTACAGAACACGCCCACTTTGCCAAGTTATATGGCGGCAACTGAGTCGGCGAAGGCCAAACTCAGAGCACTGGCGCTGGAAGATGGAGCTGAAAGTGGTTTTGTTAGGCGGCATTCTTTGCCGTCCTCTACCGGAAAACTGAGCTTGCAGTCTCCTCGGGTGCAGAAGGCTTTACAAGCTAATGTCAAAGGATGGAGTAGAAGTAACAAATCCCAGATATCAGCTAGAGATG ATAAGATGCTTCAGACCGGGTGGAAGAGGTGA